One Triticum dicoccoides isolate Atlit2015 ecotype Zavitan chromosome 4B, WEW_v2.0, whole genome shotgun sequence genomic window carries:
- the LOC119294763 gene encoding pinin-like: protein MAAAAEKTAEEIRRELQELQRQHREISERLRDPRGLRRGAPATGPGPGPGGPRPLRGFARQAPEPVDQPEPKRRLLSAVVKVDGPGTNGDDAGAEGREDGPTAAQGGERRGASNGGGFRRDGSQWVSRRELDNQLPEPLPRPAPKEEDQSLVRRNKRMLGKLLVGTLEKFQQENKKLSNSEAFMRRSEAQQKADQKAREDSERLRQQEREQAAEKRRRDMTLRARVAAKAEEKRLELLYIQWSEHHKKLSSFLRTKAEPAIYYMPAKPIVDDPVIAEQNKEKVFEEWKSVRRTELSQFQKQVEEQYLSNVERQLERIQNARNARRGNVPANMQEMDQELDTHRAEHGPKARRIPDGGNDEDDDVDVDDMAAEDDLMDEVLGVNEAINEDPGKPSEEATDVAPVPEEAQ from the exons ATGGCCGCCGCGGCGGAGAAGACGGCCGAGGAGATCCGCCGCGAGCTCCAGGAGCTCCAGCGCCAGCACCGCGAG ATCAGCGAGCGCCTGCGCGACCCCCGAGGCCTCCGACGCGGCGCCCCCGCCACCGGCCCCGGCCCCGGCCCCGGAGGCCCCCGCCCGCTCCGCGGCTTCGCGAGACAGGCCCCGGAGCCGGTGGACCAGCCGGAGCCCAAGCGCCGGCTTCTGTCTGCCGTGGTTAAA GTGGATGGCCCTGGAACTAATGGGGATGATGCGGGGGCGGAGGGGCGTGAGGATGGACCAACTGCCGCTCAAGGTGGCGAGAGGAGGGGAGCCAGTAATGGCGGTGGGTTCAGGAGGGATGGGAGCCAGTGGGTGTCGAGAAGG GAGCTTGATAATCAGCTGCCAGAGCCTCTCCCGAGGCCGGCTCCAAAGGAAGAGGACCAGAGCTTGGTGAGGAGGAACAAGAGAATGCTGGGGAAGCTTCTTGTTGGCACGCTAGAG AAATTTCAGCAAGAGAACAAAAAACTCTCCAACTCAGAGGCCTTTATGCGTAGATCAGAGGCTCAGCAGAAG GCTGATCAAAAGGCTCGTGAGGACAGTGAAAGATTGCGGCAGCAAGAGCGGGAGCAAGCAGCTGAGAAGCGTAGGCGTGATATG ACGCTTCGTGCTCGAGTAGCTGCTAAGGCAGAAGAAAAGAGGTTGGAGCTATTGTACATTCAGTGGTCTGAGCATCACAAAAAGCTGTCCAGTTTCTTAAG GACAAAAGCTGAACCAGCTATTTATTACATGCCGGCTAAACCAATAGTTGATGATCCGGTTATTGCTGAGCAAAACAAGGAAAAG GTATTCGAAGAATGGAAATCTGTGCGCAGAACGGAGCTGTCCCAGTTCCAAAAGCAAGTCGAGGAGCAGTATCTGTCTAATGTTGAGAGGCAGCTGGAAAGGATTCAGAATGCCCGGAATGCTCGGAGGGGGAACGTGCCTGCTAACATGCAGGAAATGGACCAGGAGCTTGACACGCACAGGGCGGAGCATGGCCCGAAGGCTCGGCGGATCCCCGACGGTGGcaacgacgaggatgatgatgtggacgtggacgacatgGCCGCGGAAGACGACCTGATGGATGAGGTGCTCGGCGTTAACGAGGCGATCAACGAGGACCCAGGCAAGCCGTCTGAGGAGGCTACTGATGTTGCGCCTGTACCCGAGGAGGCACAATAG